Part of the Pseudomonas sp. ADAK13 genome is shown below.
GATCAGCCACAGGCTGTGTTTGCTGAACTTGCGCAGGAACTTGTTGGCGCTCATCGGCGCCTTGTCCAGCTTGATGCGTTGGTTGCGGTCGCCTTCGGTGACCTTTTCGCACCACATGAAAATCCAGGTCCACACGCTTTGCGGGCAGGTGTAACCGCACCAGACACGGCCGGCGTACACCGTGATGAAGAACAGGCCAAACGCCGCCACGATCAGGATGCCCGACAGCAGGATGAAATCCTGGGGCCAGAAGGTCGCGCCAAAAATGAAGAACTTGCGTTCTGGCAGGTTCCACCAAACGGCCTGATGGCCACCCCAATTCAGCCACACGGTACCGAAGTACAGGAGGAACAGACCGGCGCCACCGAGCATCCGCAAATTGCGAAACAAACCGGTGAAGGCGCGGGTGTAGATTTTCTCCCGGGACGCGTAGAGATCGACGGTGTTGTTCGAGTTTTTGGCAGGCGGGGTAACGTTCTGTACCGGTATTTGGTTGCTCATCATTGCATCCCACGGCGGTGGAGATTTGCCTCGGCCAGTACGTGCCAACCGGGGTCAAAATAGGGGTGTTGCAGTGGCGTAATGATACGCCCCTGATCCCCTTCAACGGGTGCGACCTTTGGTCGCGTTGGGGGAAATCATTTGATGGTGTACGTGATCTGGATCAATTGACTTGTGAAGTATGGACGGTTTTTGCAGCCTTACCGGTCATTCGTCCCATGGATTGATCAACGCGACACCGCTGGATTGAAAGTCACTGATGTTGCGGGTAACCACTGTCAGCCCATGAACCAGCGCGGTCGCAGCGATCAGCGAGTCACATTCGTTTGCTTGGTCTGGCACATGCAAGCTGGCACAGCGCAGGGCAACTGCTGCATCAATTGGCAGGATCCGGGCATCAAACGCCGGCATTACCTGGCGCTTGAGCCATGTGCGCAAAACCTTCCCCTGAGCGGGATCACGCCGCTCCATTCGCAGGACCCCTGTTTCCAGTTCCTTCAAGGTAATGGCTGAAATATACATCCGTGGTGCGATGACACTTTTGGCCCAGGCGACCACGTTTGCATCGGCCTGGGGTTTGCGCAGTTCAGAAATCACATTGGTGTCGAGTAGATACATCAAGAGAAGTCCACGGGTCGATGAATGATCACGGCGCGTTCGGTTTCGAACTCGATATCGGCCGCTTCTGGCATCACCAACAGGTCAACGATGTCGGCATTGAGGCCTGTCAGTTTTTGGTAGTCCTCAATGCTTAGCAGTACATGGGCAGGCTTGCCCCGATCAGTGATAAAAACCGGGCCCTGGCGGGCGGCTTTTTTGGCACCGCTTGTGTCTTGATTGAATTCACGGCTGGAGATGGTGGTGATGGTCATGGGGGCTAGCCTCCTCATGGGGTGCGAATGTAGATACGTTACTACTGAGGTTTTTCTTGATCAACCTCAAATGTAGATACGTTGCTAGGTAGCGCCGGATTTTTTGGATTGAAATCAAAAACGGCCCCGCCAATCTTCACTGGCGGGGCCGTTTTTTATTGCCTTTCTGCCTTACTCGGCTTCAGCCGCCTTATCCCCATGGGACAGGCTGTAAACATACGCCGCCAGCAAGTGCACCTTGTCATTCCCCTGCAACTGCTCCTGCGCAGGCATCTGGCCCTGGCGGCCATAACGGATGGTCTGCTGCAGTTGCGCGAAGCTCGAACCGTAGATGAACGCGCCCGGATGCGTCAGGTCAGGTGCGCCCATCGCTGGCGTACCCTTGCCCTGCGGACCGTGGCAGGCCACGCAGTTGGCGGCGAACAGTTTCTCGCCATTGGCCACGTCCGCCTTGGCACCTTCCGGCAGTTTGCGCCCGTCGAGGTTGGTCACCACAAACCCGGCCACGTCGGCCACGCCTTGCTCGCCAATGACTTCGGCCCAGGCCGGCATCACCGCGTGGCGGCCTTTCATGATGGTTTCCTTGATGGTCGCCGGCTCACCGCCCCAGCGCCAGTCGGCGTCGGTCAGGTTGGGGAAACCGTAGGCGCCCTTGGCGTCGGAACCGTGGCACACCGAGCAGTTGGAGGCGAACAAACGGCCGCCCATCTTCAAGGCTTGCGGGTCCTTGGCCACTTCTTCAATCGGCATGGCTGCGAATTTGGCGAAGATCGGCCCGAACCGGGCGTCCGACTTGGCCATTTCCTTTTCCCATTCGTGCACGCCGGTCCAGCCGGTCTGGCCGTTGGCAAACGGGGTTTGCTTGTCGTTGTCGAGGTAGGCGTAGCCCGGCAGCAGGCCTTTCCAGTTGCCCAGGCCGGGGTACAGCGCCAGGTAGCCGAGGGCGAAGATGATGGTGCCGACGAACAGCATGAACCACCATTTGGGCAGCGGGTTGTCGTACTCCTCGATGCCGTCGAACGAGTGGCCAACGGTTTCATCGGTTTGCTCGGCGCGCTGGCCCTTGCGGGTCGACAGCAGCAGCCAGGTCAGGGCGAAAATGGTACCCAGACTGAGGACTGTGACGTACAGACTCCAGAACGTAGTCATTCTTTGTTACTCCTAGACGCTTCTACGACGTGCTTGATGGCTTCGGGATCATCCGCGAAGGGCAGCAACGTCGCGTCTTCAAACTCCGACTTGCGCTTGGGGCTGAACACCCACAAGGCCAGGCCGATAAAGGCCACCATCACGACAACGGTGCCCAGGCCTCGAATCATCCCGATATCCATCCAGATCACCGTTTGCTTTTGATGATGGTGCCAAGGCCTTGCAAGTAGGCCACCAGTGCGTCCATTTCGGTCTTGCCCTTCACGGCCGCGGCCGCGCCGGCGATGTCTTCGTCGGTGTAAGGCACGCCCAGGGTGCGCAAGACTTCCATCTTCTTGGCGGTGTCCTTGCCGTCGAGTTTGTTTTCGACCAGGAACGGGTACGCTGGCATTTTCGACTCGGGCACCACGTTGCGCGGGTTGTACAAGTGCGCACGCTGCCAGTCATCGGAGTAACGACCGCCGACACGGGCCAGGTCCGGGCCGGTACGCTTGGAACCCCACAGGAACGGGTGGTCCCACACGCTTTCACCGGCCACCGAGTAGTGGCCGTAGCGTTCGGTTTCGGCGCGGAACGGACGGATCATCTGCGAGTGGCAGCCGACACAACCGTTGGCGATGTAGACGTCGCGGCCTTCCAGTTCAAGGGCGGTGCGCGGCTTCATGCCTTCCACCGGCTTGTTGGTCACGTCCTGGAAAAACAGCGGAACGATCTGGGTCAGGCCGCCGATACTCACGGCGATGACCATGAAGAAGGCCAGCAGGCCGATATTCTTCTCGACTACTTCATGCTTCATCAGTGAGCTCCCACAACGGCGATCTTGGTAGCGGCTTCGGCTTCTACAGGGTCGGAGGCACGCACGGTGCGCCACACGTTGTAGGCCATGAACAGCATGCCGCTGGCAAAGATCGCACCGCCCAGGGCGCGCACGATGTAACCCGGATGGCTGGCTTGCAGCCCTTCGACGAAGGAGTAGGTGAGGGTGCCGTCATCGTTGATTGCACGCCACATCAGGCCCTGGGTGATGCCGTTGACCCACATCGAGGCGATGTAGAGCACGGTACCGATGGTGGCCAGCCAGAAGTGCGTGTTGATCAGGCTGACGCTGTGCATCTGCGCACGGCCGAACAGTTTCGGGATCATGTGGTACAGCGCGCCGATGGAGATCATCGCTACCCAGCCGAGAGCGCCGGCGTGTACGTGGCCGATGGTCCAGTCGGTGTAGTGGGACAGCGAGTTGACGGTCTTGATGGCCATCATCGGGCCTTCGAAGGTCGACATGCCGTAGAACGCCAGGGAGACCACGAGGAACCGCAGGATCGGGTCGGTGCGCAACTTATGCCAGGCGCCCGACAGGGTCATCATACCGTTGATCATGCCGCCCCAGCTCGGGGCCAGCAGGATGATCGACATCGCCATGCCCAGGGACTGGGCCCAGTCCGGCAGTGCGGTGTAGTGCAAGTGGTGCGGACCGGCCCAGATGTACAGGGTGATCAGTGCCCAGAAGTGCACGATGGACAGGCGATAGGAGTAGATCGGACGCTCGGCCTGTTTCGGCACGAAGTAGTACATCATCCCCAGGAAGCCGGTGGTGAGGAAGAAGCCTACGGCGTTGTGGCCGTACCACCACTGGATCATCGCGTCGGTCGCCCCGGCGTAGGCCGAGTAGGACTTGAAGAAGCTCACCGGCAAGGACGCGTGGTTGACGATGTGCAGCATCGCCGTCACCAGGATGAACGCCCCGTAGAACCAGTTGCCGACGTAGATATGCTTGGTCTTGCGCTTGACGATGGTGCCGAAGAACACCACTGCGTAGGTCACCCAGACGATGGCCAGCAAAATGGCGATCGGCCATTCCAGCTCGGCGTATTCCTTGGTGGTGGTGTAGCCCAGCGGCAGGGTGACGATCGCGCCAACGATGACCGCTTGCCAGCCCCAGAAGGTAAAGGCAGCCAATGCATCGGAAATCAGTCGCGTTTGGCAGGTTCGCTGCACGACGTAGTAAGAAGTGGCAAACAGTGCACATCCGCCGAAGGCGAAAATCACCAGGTTGGTGTGCAACGGGCGCAGGCGTCCAAACGTCGTCCATGGCAGGCCAAAATTCAACTCTGGCCAAACCAGTTGCGAGGCAATGAAAACGCCGAGCCCCATGCCAAGGATCCCCCAGACCACCGTCATGATGGCGAACTGGCGGACTACCTTATAGTTATAAGCAGTCGGACTGATTGCTGTGCTCATTCTAAGGTTCCACGGTTTAGGTTTTTTTATAGGGTAAAAATCGGTCGCAAGTATGGAGAAAGCAAGATTCCATTGCAACGCAAGGTGACCTGCGTCAATGCGTTCCAAACCAGATTCTGCGCCCTTTCCATGTTTGGCGTAAGGACAAAATTCAGGGTTAAAAGCTGACGACTTGGACAGGATTTTAGAGGGGTCGAAGGTACTTGTAACTAGGTGTGTGTAAACAAGCGGCCCGGGTGACGAATGGTCAGTGGCACGACAGCCGGTAAGTACCAGCCTTTGCGCCTGTCATCGAGCAGAAATGTTTCAACCCATCGAGTGCAAGTCGGCCATCGACCGGCCAATGCCGGTCCACTGTGCAAACAAGCGTAGACCCGAATGGCAGGAGGGGAAAGTCAGCGATCGGAAGGGTGCGACAATGGGTCGCAAAAAAGCCGCACCTGAATCAGGCGCGGCGTTTGGGTATTGCTGGATTACTCGGGTTGGCTGTCAGGCGTTGCGCCATCGGCATTGTGGGACAGGCTGTAAACGTAGGCGGCCAGCAGGTGCACCTTGTCATTGCCTTGCAGCACTTCCTGCGCAGGCATCTGGCCTTGGCGGCCGTGGCGAATGGTTTGCTGCAACTGTGCCAGGCTGGTGCCGTAGATAAAGCCGCTTGGCTGCGTCAGGTTCGGTGCACCCATGGCTTCCACGCCATGGCCTTGCGGGCCGTGGCACGCCACGCAAGTGGTGCTGAACGCGACCTGGCCTGCGGCGACATCCGCCGTGCTGTCGGCTGGCAACGGCAGGCCCGCCAATTCGTGGCGCACATAGGCGGCGACGTTTTTCACACCGTCTTCACCCAGTACTTCACCCCAGGCCGGCATCGCGGCATGACGGCCATTCAGGATGGTCATCTTGATTGCATCCGCCGAACCGCCCCAGCGCCAGATGTTGTCTGCCAGGTTCGGGAAGCCGTAGGCGCCCTTGGCGTCCGAGCCGTGGCACACCGCGCAGTTGGAGGCAAACAGGCGGCCGCCCATTTTCAGCGCTTGCGGGTCCTTGGCGACTTCCTCCACGGGCATTGCTGCAAATTTGGCGAAGATCGGCCCGAATTTGGCGTCGGCCTTGGCCATTTCCTTGTCCCATTCCTTGGTCTGGGTCCAGCCGTCTTCATAGCCCGGCAACACGCCTTTCCAGTTGCCCAGGCCCGGGTAGAGGATCAGGTAGCCGACGGCAAACACCAGGGTGCCGGCGAACAGCATGAACCACCATTGCGGCAGCGGGTTGTCGTACTCCTCGATCCCGTCGAAGGCGTGGCCCATGGTCTGGTCCACGCTGCCCTTGGTCTCGCCCTTGCGGGTGCCGATCAACAGCCAGGTCAGGCCGATCAGGCTGCCGAGGGTCAGTACACAGATCCATGTACTCCAGAAGGTAGTCATGGCCGGTTGCTCCTTGTTGCAGGCTCTTCTTGAGCGTCGGGGGTTGGCGGTAGCGGTTCATCGGCAAACGGCAGCAGGCACGCCTCGGCGAACTCCGAATTGCGCCGGGCATTGAATACCCACAGCGACAGGCCGATGAAGGCGATGGCCACGACCAGCGTGCCGAGGCCGCGGATGGTTCCAGCATCGAATTCAAATCCCATGGCTCACCTCTTGCTCTTGATGGCAGTGCCGAGCACTTGCAGGTAGGAAACCAGCGCGTCCATCTCGGTCTTGCCCTTGA
Proteins encoded:
- the ccoN gene encoding cytochrome-c oxidase, cbb3-type subunit I, with product MSTAISPTAYNYKVVRQFAIMTVVWGILGMGLGVFIASQLVWPELNFGLPWTTFGRLRPLHTNLVIFAFGGCALFATSYYVVQRTCQTRLISDALAAFTFWGWQAVIVGAIVTLPLGYTTTKEYAELEWPIAILLAIVWVTYAVVFFGTIVKRKTKHIYVGNWFYGAFILVTAMLHIVNHASLPVSFFKSYSAYAGATDAMIQWWYGHNAVGFFLTTGFLGMMYYFVPKQAERPIYSYRLSIVHFWALITLYIWAGPHHLHYTALPDWAQSLGMAMSIILLAPSWGGMINGMMTLSGAWHKLRTDPILRFLVVSLAFYGMSTFEGPMMAIKTVNSLSHYTDWTIGHVHAGALGWVAMISIGALYHMIPKLFGRAQMHSVSLINTHFWLATIGTVLYIASMWVNGITQGLMWRAINDDGTLTYSFVEGLQASHPGYIVRALGGAIFASGMLFMAYNVWRTVRASDPVEAEAATKIAVVGAH
- a CDS encoding type II toxin-antitoxin system Phd/YefM family antitoxin; the encoded protein is MTITTISSREFNQDTSGAKKAARQGPVFITDRGKPAHVLLSIEDYQKLTGLNADIVDLLVMPEAADIEFETERAVIIHRPVDFS
- a CDS encoding CcoQ/FixQ family Cbb3-type cytochrome c oxidase assembly chaperone yields the protein MDIGMIRGLGTVVVMVAFIGLALWVFSPKRKSEFEDATLLPFADDPEAIKHVVEASRSNKE
- the ccoP gene encoding cytochrome-c oxidase, cbb3-type subunit III encodes the protein MTTFWSTWICVLTLGSLIGLTWLLIGTRKGETKGSVDQTMGHAFDGIEEYDNPLPQWWFMLFAGTLVFAVGYLILYPGLGNWKGVLPGYEDGWTQTKEWDKEMAKADAKFGPIFAKFAAMPVEEVAKDPQALKMGGRLFASNCAVCHGSDAKGAYGFPNLADNIWRWGGSADAIKMTILNGRHAAMPAWGEVLGEDGVKNVAAYVRHELAGLPLPADSTADVAAGQVAFSTTCVACHGPQGHGVEAMGAPNLTQPSGFIYGTSLAQLQQTIRHGRQGQMPAQEVLQGNDKVHLLAAYVYSLSHNADGATPDSQPE
- a CDS encoding type II toxin-antitoxin system VapC family toxin — encoded protein: MYLLDTNVISELRKPQADANVVAWAKSVIAPRMYISAITLKELETGVLRMERRDPAQGKVLRTWLKRQVMPAFDARILPIDAAVALRCASLHVPDQANECDSLIAATALVHGLTVVTRNISDFQSSGVALINPWDE
- the ccoO gene encoding cytochrome-c oxidase, cbb3-type subunit II encodes the protein MKHEVVEKNIGLLAFFMVIAVSIGGLTQIVPLFFQDVTNKPVEGMKPRTALELEGRDVYIANGCVGCHSQMIRPFRAETERYGHYSVAGESVWDHPFLWGSKRTGPDLARVGGRYSDDWQRAHLYNPRNVVPESKMPAYPFLVENKLDGKDTAKKMEVLRTLGVPYTDEDIAGAAAAVKGKTEMDALVAYLQGLGTIIKSKR
- the ccoP gene encoding cytochrome-c oxidase, cbb3-type subunit III, encoding MTTFWSLYVTVLSLGTIFALTWLLLSTRKGQRAEQTDETVGHSFDGIEEYDNPLPKWWFMLFVGTIIFALGYLALYPGLGNWKGLLPGYAYLDNDKQTPFANGQTGWTGVHEWEKEMAKSDARFGPIFAKFAAMPIEEVAKDPQALKMGGRLFASNCSVCHGSDAKGAYGFPNLTDADWRWGGEPATIKETIMKGRHAVMPAWAEVIGEQGVADVAGFVVTNLDGRKLPEGAKADVANGEKLFAANCVACHGPQGKGTPAMGAPDLTHPGAFIYGSSFAQLQQTIRYGRQGQMPAQEQLQGNDKVHLLAAYVYSLSHGDKAAEAE
- a CDS encoding cbb3-type cytochrome oxidase subunit 3 — translated: MGFEFDAGTIRGLGTLVVAIAFIGLSLWVFNARRNSEFAEACLLPFADEPLPPTPDAQEEPATRSNRP